The Priestia koreensis genomic interval CTATTAAGCTGAAGAGACATGCTTTCATTCGGATTAATTTGGATCACAAAGAGATTTGGTGCGACCTCTTGATTTTGATCGACGTACAGATCTTTTAATGGATTTTTAAACTCGATCACAATTCGCGTTGATTTTTCGCTTAGACGCTTCCCAGTTCGAATATAGAACGGAACGCCTTGCCAAAATTCATTATCAATCCACAGACGAGCGGCAACAAACGTATCGGTTTGTGAATGTTCCTTCACGCCTGGTTCGTCCGTGTAAGCAGGCACTGCCTTTCCTTTCATCTCTCCTGCTCCGTACTGTCCTCTTACAACGCTTGCTTGAATGTCTGTTGAGGTGAGCGGACGAAGAGATTCAATCACTTTACGTTTTTCATCTCGAATATCACTTGCACAAATTTTCTTCGGTAGGTGCATTGCTGTCATCATTAAGAGTTGAAGCATATGGTTTTGAAACATATCCCGAATTGCTCCAGCTCCATCATAATATCCTGCTCGTTTTTCTACTCCGACGGTTTCACTCGCGGTAATTTGAACGTTTGCAATGTACTGGTTATTCCAAAGTGCTTGCAACACCGGGTTTGCGAACTCAAGTGCTTCGAGATTTTGAACCATTGGCTTTCCTAAATAGTGATCGATGCGGTAAATTTCTTCTTCTTCAAACGCATGATTCAAATGGTTATTTAACTCTTGCGCGGACTCCACATCATGTCCGAACGGTTTTTCAATGATTAATCGTTTAAACCCTTTTGTCGATCCGAGCCCGCTTTTCTTTATATGAAGGGCAATTGTGTCAAAAAACATCGGGGCGACTGATAAATAAAAGAGGCGGTTGCCGGGAATATCATATGTTTTCTCCTGCTCTTCTACGAGCTGTAAAAGCTTGCTGTAGTCGTCCTCTTTTTTCGCATCTAGCGTTGTATAGAGAATTTTTTCTAAAAAGGCTTGTAGCTCATTTTCGCTCGGGTCTCGGCGTGAGAACGATGTCACCGCGTCTTTGACATGCTGATGAAAATCAGCAAGCGACATTTCATCCATACCGAGTCCAATCACAGAAAGAGTGCTTGGTACCTTTTGGTCGATGTATAAGTTATAGAGCGCGGGAAAAATCTTTCGTTTAGCAAGATCTCCCGTCGCTCCGAATAAAACAAATGTCATTGATTCCAATTTGCTTTTCCCCTTGCTTTACACCCTTTTGGGAGAGCGTGTGTTATTTCGGCTTGAAACACCATTCTTACTATTCCCTACTTAAGCTTGAAACATGGCGGGGGTTTCTTCCACTTTTACAATAAAAAAAGAGCTGTGGTATCCCCACAGCTCTTCGCTACTTCAACAGCTTCTTAATAATTTTCAACCCGTTTTTTGCATTTGGATAGCGAAAGCTAAAATCAAATTTGTTTGTTTGCTTTAGCACACTTTTATAATGTGAAAAAGTAGTAAAACTTGATTCACCGTGATAACTTCCGATTCCACTCTCACCTACTCCACCAAAAGGTAAGTATGGAGTAGCAATATGCATAAGCGTGTCGTTCACACAGCCTCCCCCAAATGAAATCTCGTCCATCACCTTACGCTCGTTCTCCTTATTCGTCGTGAACATGTAGAGCGCCAGTGGCTTTGGTCGTTTTAGAATAAAATCAACAACCGTTTCCATATCGCTGTAGCTCAAAACAGGAAAAATCGGCCCGAATATTTCTTCTGTCATCACAGGGACATTATGATTTCGCGGCACAAGCAGCGTTGGTTCAATTTTTTCAACCTCTTCATCTGCTCGTCCACCGTATAAAATCTCTCCGTCCTGCAAGTACTCTTTTAATCGATTAAAATGGCGATCGTTAACGATTTTGACGTATTTCTCATTGCCGATTGCATCTTTGCCATAAAACTCTTGAACCACTTTTATATACTCTCTAATAAACGCCTCACGAACCTGTTCATGAACAAACAAATAGTCAGGTGCGATGCACGTTTGCCCCGCATTCGTTAACTTTCCAAATGCGATGCGTTTTGCTGCTAGCGCAATGTCGGCTGTCTCATCTACAATGCACGGACTTTTCCCACCTAGCTCTAGGGTAACGGGTATGAGCTGGTTGGCCGCTGCTTCCATAATCACCTTTCCAACAGGAACGCTTCCTGTAAAGAAAATATAATCAAACGGCTGCTCTAACAGATGCTGCGTTGTTTTGACACCACCTTCAACAACAACGACATATTTCTCTAAAAAAGCTTCTTTCATTAGCGAAGCCATTAAGTGTGACGTGTGCGGTGTTAATTCAGATGGTTTTAAAATAGCCGTATTTCCTGCTGCAATGGCGCCCACAAGCGGTGAGAGTTGTAGCTGAAACGGATAATTCCAAGGCGCAATAATGAGCGTAACACCATACGGCTCGGCAATTTTGTAGCCTTTTGAACCAATATGTGTTTTAGCCGTTTTGACCTTTTCAGGTGCCATCCACTTCTTCAAGTGCTTTAAGGTAAAATTAATTTCTTCTAATAAAATGCCAATTTCCGTTGTGTACGCCTCTGCCTCCGACTTATTCAGATCTTTTTTTAATGCATGAATAATTCGAGCTTCATTTTGTCGTACGACCGCTCCTAGCTTTTCTAGTGCTTGAACTCGGAACGCAAGAGGTCTTGTTTCACCGCTTCGAAAGAATATTTTTTGTTTCTCGACCAACGCCTTCACATCTTCTAGCGTCTGCTCCCCTATCATCGCTTCTTCAGTCAACTTCATCACTCCTCATCTTTCTGCTTCATTCCTTACTTATGATTATGCTTTAGCTTGGACCTTTCGAACAATAGCTGTCACCCATTTTCTTGGCAAAAATTTAACCGAATTTGCCATTACGCGATTTTTAAAGCCTGGAATAACAATCGTTTTACCAGCTTTGAACTGTTTATAGCCAATTTCTGCTACGGTTTCAACATCCATCACGCCGCTTTGAAACAATTTTGACTTCCCTAAATCAGCGCGGTTTGAAAAGCCAGTATCTGTCGGACCAGGGCACAAAGCCATAATCGTAACCCCTGTTCCCTTCACTTCGTTTTCCAATGCTTCACTAAGAGAAAGAACATACGCTTTTGTTGCATAATAGACTGCCATTAAAGGGCCTGGCTGGAAGGCTGCACTAGACGCTACGTTTAGTATCCCACCACTTCGTCGTTCCACCATTCCTGGCAAAAACAGCTTGCTTAAATGAGTTAATGAACGAATATTCAAATCAATCATATTCAATTCTTTTTCTGTATCCGTTTCTGTAAATTCTCCAAACAGACCGAATCCTGCGTTATTGACTAAATAATCAATAATGATGCCCCGCTCCTGAAGTTCTTGATGCAATTGCTGAATTTGATCTGGATCAGATAAATCTCTTATGAATAGTATGACATTTGCCCCATACCGAGCCTCTAAATTCTGCTTTACTTCAGCTAATTTTTCTGCGCTTCGTGCGACGAGAACAAGCGAATGCCCCTCTTTGGAAAAATGTGTGGCCAACTCCTTCCCAATTCCACCTGATGCTCCCGTAATTAAAACCGTTCCTTTTTTCATTCTCTATTCACCTCTGTTATTTTTATATGTTTAAGTTTTTAAACATTTAATCATTTGACTAAAAATTTAATTCATTTTTAGTCATTCGTCAACTATTTTTTATTATTTATTATTCTTTTGTTTGTTACATAATAAAAACCTACTTCTGAATGAAAGCAGGTTCTTGCTTTTATTAATATTTACATGCTCATAACGATGAACGGTACGTTTTTATGTTGAAAACGCTCCACCTCGGAAAAACCAATCTTTTTATACAAGTGAATCGCACGGTGATTGAAATCAGCTACGGACAATCGATAAACGTCTGATGGAAACAGCTTCTTTAACTGCTCCATCCTATTCTTCGTCCAATGTATAAAAGATGCGTTGACACGCCTAAAAGAGCGGGATCTTTTGCAGCTTCAATAAATACATTCATCATATGCTGCGCCTCGCCTCGCTCTTGCCAATACGCCATTTCTTCTTCCGTCATTAACCCCCCTAGATTAGATGATCCGATCAGCTGTACGGTTTCAAAGCCATGCTGCTCCATAAATGGAGCGATTTCTTCTACGTTGAAATAATACGCTCCTGTAAAACGACCTTCATCAGCGTGATTAAATATGCCTGTTTCTGAGAACTTCTCTAAGTTCTCCGCTTCATGATTTGGCTTCCAGCGTAGCGGTGAACGAAGCGAATTTAATACGTGGCGAACTCGTGGCATGAAGGCAACAAACACGAAACCATCTTTCTTCGTTACGCGATATAATTCCTTTATCGCTTTGTTGCGATCTTCCTTCTCCTGCAAATGATACATCGGTCCAAGTGCAAGAGAAGCATCAAAGACTTCATCTGAAAAGTGAGACAAGTCACGCGCATCGGCTACGTGGAAATCTGCAAATTGCTCAGCCACTGAAAGCTCCACTGCTTTCTCTTTTGCAACCTCTACAAGGCGTGGAACAAGATCGGTGAGCGTCACCGTATGCCCTGCCTGTGCGAGGCGCATTGCATATTTTCCTGGCCCGGCTCCGTTATCTAAAATGTGACCACTGCTTGGAAGATATTTTTGTATGTAATGCCAGTTGATTTGAAACTCAAGCGGTTCACGGTCTAGCCTTCCCCATTCATCAAACGCTGTGTAATAATCAATAATTGATCCCATTATTTTAAGCTCCTTTAACTATGTATACTAGGTAATCTATTCCACGAAAAAACAGCAAATCCTCCCATGAGAAAGTGTTCAAGACCCAGTCTGGCTACTCTATAGCACCTTTTCGAAATGAACTTCTTCTCCATCTCTATCTACGATCGTATAGCCTAACGATTCATATAAACGAATAGGCTTTGTCCACTCTTTTGTTGTTTCAATCACAATCCGCTTGTACTTCAGTGCTTTAATTTGTGTTTCTAACGTATGAACCATCTGCTTTGCGTATCCATTTTTTCGATAGCGATGAGCAACAGACATACGACAAATCCGTGCCGTGTCTGCTGTTTCTCGTAAAAAAGCACCTGTGCATACTAGTTCCTCACCGATTTTCCCGATCAAAAACAGCGAACCCGCGCCTTCATAGGTTTGTAGGATATGGTGTAAATCTGGATTAAGGGACTCATCAATCGAAGGAAAATAATCGAGGAAACCCTCGTAAATAAGCTCCTTAGCTTGGCTAACAGTAGGAAGAGAAACAGGTTCAATTTGTAGCATCTCTATGCTCCTTTCAGTTACATATGATCCATTCCTAATTTTACCATTTTTTTACATAGACAAGATTATTTATTTGTTACATCACGTGTTTGACTCCTCGCCGAACATTCCTTCTTCAAATGCAAAAAGCGACCACGTATCGGATTTCATTACTTGACTGATGGACTGCCCGCATTAAAACACAAAAGAATAGATCTGTGATAAAATGGAATATATTTCTATGAAGCACTAAAATACAACGGAAGTGTTCCTAAAAGGGGGGAGAAAAATGAATGTATTGGCACCTTTATTTTTCTGGGGGGTTGGTCTACTTATCCTTTATGCAGTTATTGAAGCTGCGGTTCGAAGAGGGGTTGATTCTTCTCGTTTACACGAGACCATTCAGCGTTTAGAAGCGCGAATAGAAGAGATGCAGAAACCTTCTGATCACGAATAAGAAATAACGTTTTTTATAGGCGTTCGCCCTCTCACTTTCTCTTTTTCTACATAACGTATAGGGTAATGACCTATATAAGGAGCGATGTTTGTTTATGAATCACTATCAACATACCGGGTATACAACTGAGTACCTTCACTACTATGTTCCCTATTCGTATGCGCAGCCTTTCCCTTCATATGACACACGATTTCAAAACCAAAACGTAGGTGGCCTCAAGCAGCGTGTAGCAGAACTTGAGCGTCAAAACGTTCAGCAAATTCGGGAAATTACCCGCTTAAATCAAGTCGTAGAGCGCCACACGTTTCGATTAAACCGTTTGAATCAGCGCCTTCGTGTACTTGAAAAGCGCTTTAATATTCCATTCACAGCTGAAGACGGATTTTAAATGAGAAAAGTCAGGTAGATCTCTACCTGACTTTTCCTATGAGCGAACAGGTGAGATCAAATGGCGATGTGAAGATGATGAAAGAGGTTCAATCACAATGGGCTTCATCGCACCGTCGTAATGAATTTGAATATGCTCCTCCTCCATTACCTTTAGCGCATCAAGCAGAAACGAACCGTCTAGCGAAATATGAAACTCCCTTTCACCCTCTATCTTTTCTACTTCCTGCTTTTCCTGTACTTGCCCCATTTCTGATTCAAATGAAGCAATGTTCAGGCGCCCATCCTCTAGTTTAAGCCGAATGTTGTTGTGCTTCCATTCACTTGCAAATAAAGAGGCTCGGTCAATTCCTTGTAAAAATGATTTTGTATTAACAACAAGAGTAGTCTTCATATCCGTTGGAAACAAGCCGCTCACATCAGGATATCGACCTTCAATTAGACGAGAATATACCGTTAACGATCCTAATTGAAAGATCGCGTGACTGGTCGTGAAAAAAAGGTGAAGGTCCTGCTCTTCTTGCTGAATTAATTTCACCAATTCTTGCAAACTCGCGCTTGGAACAACGAGCGAAATATTTTGATCATACGTAACGTGCTGTTCTTTTAGCGCTAATCGATGAGAATTGGTTGCCACACATCTCAGCTTTCCCCCTTGAACTGACAGATGAACACCTGTCAATAACGGTCTCGTACTGTTTTTCGCCACCGCAAAAACCGTCTGCCTAATCATTTGTACAAAATGCTGACTAGGTATAACGATGGGATCCTGCTTTTCAAAGGAGGGCAGTGTTGGATAGTGAGATGGATCAAGCCCCTGTAGCGTAGTAACTACTTCCCCAGATCGAATCGTAATTTTTGTCTTACTCGTCGTAATGTGAATGTCATGAGACAGTTTTCGCACAAGTTCAGTAAGTAATTTGGCAGGAATGACCGCCTCACCTGTTTTTCTAATATGTACCTTTTCTATATTTCTCTCAATGGTCGGGACAAATAGCTGAATCATCATATCCAAATTCGCTCCCGTCACTACTAATCCATCCGGCTGAGCGGTAATTTTAATTCCTGACGAGACGGCTGTTCCTCCTTTTGCTGAAACAGCTTTGCTTGCCTCTGAAATAACTCGTTTAAACGTTGCTTGCTTAACGGTAAAATCCATCCTCATCCTCATTTCTAGCAAAATAGTCTTTTACCAAAATTCGACATAAATAAGAGAATTCCTTGTTCGCTCTCCGTTTAGGCATTTATCGTTCCCTTTTGCTTGTCTCATACATACATTATTTGTAATGATCTACCTAGAACCTATTTTTCCATAAGGAGGGATGTGAGATGTACCAGTATTGGCCCTATTACCAGCCGCAAAGGTATACGCGGGAAACCATTCAAAAGCTTGTCAATTTACAGCCACGAGTTGAATTATTAGAGGTGAAAAGCGCTCAAAAAGAAGAAGCCCTTAACAACTTTAATAAAGTGACCATGTTACAAGACAACGCCCTTGACCGGCTGAACGAACGTCTTAAAGTGTTAGAAAAGCAGGAAAATATCCCTCTGCCAACGAGTGAGGATGGGTATTAATTCGCAGAAAATATTGAATTTAATGACCAACAGCGCTATAATAAGGTAATTTGTGTAAAAGGAGGGACTTTTTAATGAAAGATCGCGGCTCTAGATTTTACGATCACAACGACACGTTTTCACAGTATACTAGTCTTCGAGAACGACCAGAGAATGCAAACGATACGCTCGAAAAGCCGGTTATGATGGATTTGCTTGGTGATGTGGGGGATAAAGCCGTTCTAGATCTCGGATGCGGAGATGCACGATTTGGAGTTGATTTGTTACAAAGAGGCTGTTCCTTCTATCACGGCATTGACGGCTCCAAAAATATGATTGATCTCGCTCAGCAACAGATTGAGCATGAATCAATTACGCTCGAACGTGTAGATCTTGAGGAATGGAATCCTCCTGTAGCACAGTATGATCTTGTCGTTTCACGTCTTGTGTTTCACTACCTCGAAGATTTAAAAACAATCTTTGACCGCATACATACTGCATTGAAACCTGGGGGGACAATCATTTTCTCGGTGGAGCACCCCGTTATTACATCCACTCTTCAGCCTGCTGGACTACGGACAAGCTGGGTCGTTGATAATTATTTTTCAATGGGTTATCGAACACAGCAATGGCTCGGTGGAAGTGTTGAAAAGTATCACCGTACGCTCGAGGAATACTTTCAGCTTTTACAAGAAAGTGGCTTTACCGTAGAAAGTTTAAAGGAGTCCTCTCCTCGTCGTGAGTTCTTCTTGAGCGACGAAACGTTTGAACGACGAAAACGAATTCCGCTCTTTTTATTTTTAAAAGCTACGAAAAAAGACGTGGAGAGTAATTGTTGATGATTACATTATCTGAAACGATCGAGAACGTTGATGTTAACCAGTTGCAGTGCGTCTATCAATCTGTTGGATGGAACCGTCATACTCCAGATGCGATCCAAACGATTTTTGCCGCAAGCAACGTCATTTGCCTGGCCTTCCACCAAGAGAAAGTGGTCGGAATCGGACGTGCCATTTCAGACGGAGTTTTTAATGCAGCGATTTATGACGTGGTTGTGCATAATGATTTCCAAGGACAGCGAATTGGACAATCTATCATGGAAAATCTTTTAGGACGGTTAAAAGACGTCTCTTGCGTTCACTTAATTTCCACTACCGGAAACGAAGCGTTTTACAGTCGATTTGGGTTAAAACAGACAAAAACAGGTATGGCACGCTACCAAAATCCAAGTCTTGCAAATGAGTATCTTGTACCTTAACTTTCACGCAAAAAAGCTAAGCATCGCGCTTAGCTTTTACTTTTCTTTTTGAATAAACGATAACGACACTAGTTCTTTTGCGGTATCTGCTACTTTCTCCATCGAATGACTAATTTGCTGAATCGCTTGCTTAAATTCGTTCATTTGCTCTTCCACTAATAAGTTTTGCTCTTTGCTGTCCTTCATGGTCTCGACAATCTCACCAAAGAAGGTTCGAATTTGATTCACGTTTTCAGCTGTTTTGATCACTGATTCGTTAATATCACTCATGTATGTTGCAACATCTTGAATCTGTTCATTAGTGGCTTCGATGAGCGATGACACATCACCTGCTGATTTTTTTGTCTGTTCTGCAAGCTTTCGTACCTCACTAGCCACAACGGAGAATCCTTTTCCAGCCTCTCCTGCACGGGCCGCTTCAATCGCAGCATTAAGGGCAAGTAAATTCGTCTGATCCGCTATAGACGTTACAAGGCCAACAATTGCACTAATGTCTGTTGCAATATTTTCAAGTTGCGCCATTTCTTTTTGGATACTTTTCATGAATGCCTGAACGTTCTCCACTTCTCTCTTTTGATTTTCGAGCTGATGCATTCCATTTTTTGATTGCGACTCTACAATCGTCGCCATTGAACTTGCCTGTCTGGAAAAATCAATAATTTGCACAGATTGCGACAATAGTTGTTGAATAGCCGCACTCGTTTCTACCGTCACATCCGCTAGCATCTCTGACGTGCGATCTACCTGTAGAAGAATTTGCTGCTTTTGTCTCTCCGCTTCTAGACGAATGCGTTCTCGCTCATTCTCATATGCTTCAAGCACAATTTGTTGCTCTAGACTCAATATTTTAGTCGTCGCTGCTAAATAATTTCCGTATTCCGTTGTATCATGAAAATGATCATGATAGATTTTCATGATAGATAGAAGTAAATTTTGAAAGGCACACATGTACCATTTAGGTAGAAGACCGATGTGCACATGAACCTGCGCAATTCGCATTCGGCGCTGAATAAATTGCTCGTTAATAACACCGTCGAACATCTCTCCTACATGATCAGTTAGCGTTTTCTTTAAGCGATTGATGTTGCTATTCTTTTCAATAATAGTCGTTAAGCTTTTTTCAGCGTTTAAGTGTCGGTAAAATTCGTCGACAATCCATGTGATATTTTCCTTTATAAACGGTTTGGCTTTCTGTAAATAACCCAAATCTTGAACGGTCAAGTTCACCATATGAATTTGCTTCCATAGCACATGCGTTTTCGGAAGATGAATCTCTCCGTTTACTTGTATTTGTTTTTCATTCTTGCCTTCATGTTCATTTCCCTTCTTTTTAGAAAACATATCTCTCGCTCCTATCTCGTTAGCTATAAGGGAAAAACGACTTACTACATAAAATTCAGCCATCTTACTATATGAGCAAAACAGCTCAGAAATGCGTGAACACGTTCATTCTAGGTTTCTTTTAGGATGAAATTGGGAAATAAGCAGATAAGGAGGATGGATACTATGTCTTATACATCTTTAAAGGATTTACCGAAGAGCGTTACCGATCACCTTCCACATCATGCACAGGAAATTTACAAAAAAGCATTTAACTCTGCGACGAAGGAGTATGATGAGGACGAAACTGCACATCAAGTTGCGTGGAGTGCTGTCGAGCAAACGTATTATAAAAACGAAGATGGTAAATGGGTAGAAAAATAAGAAAACCAGGTGGAGAATGCCCGCCTGGTTTTTCTTTCTGTTATAATAGAACATACGATCGCACACTTATATGAAATGAGGAACATAAATGGCTGGGGAATTACGGCATGCATATAGTCCGCAATTTATTGACACTTTATCACAATTAGTAACGAAGGAACTCCCTTCTTTTGACTTACCTTCTTTTCGTTCAAGCGTGTTTCAGAACGATTGGGAGCACTTAACCCTAAAGGAGCGAATGAGAAGAGTCACTACTTCCCTTTATGCTACATTACCGACGGAGTATGAAAAGGCGCTTTCCATTTTATATAAGGTAGCACCCAAAGTTTCAAAAGGATTACCTGGCCTTGTCTTCCCTGACTTTGTCCAAGTCTATGGCCTTGCACACTGGGAAAAATCGATGCAGGCACTGGCGTTTTTCACCAAGCTATCAAGCGCTGAGTTTGCTGTTCGTCCGTTTCTATTAGAAGACAATGAGCGGATGATGAAACAAATGATTGAATGGTCCAAGAGTGACAACGAACATGTACGAA includes:
- a CDS encoding globin-coupled sensor protein, whose amino-acid sequence is MFSKKKGNEHEGKNEKQIQVNGEIHLPKTHVLWKQIHMVNLTVQDLGYLQKAKPFIKENITWIVDEFYRHLNAEKSLTTIIEKNSNINRLKKTLTDHVGEMFDGVINEQFIQRRMRIAQVHVHIGLLPKWYMCAFQNLLLSIMKIYHDHFHDTTEYGNYLAATTKILSLEQQIVLEAYENERERIRLEAERQKQQILLQVDRTSEMLADVTVETSAAIQQLLSQSVQIIDFSRQASSMATIVESQSKNGMHQLENQKREVENVQAFMKSIQKEMAQLENIATDISAIVGLVTSIADQTNLLALNAAIEAARAGEAGKGFSVVASEVRKLAEQTKKSAGDVSSLIEATNEQIQDVATYMSDINESVIKTAENVNQIRTFFGEIVETMKDSKEQNLLVEEQMNEFKQAIQQISHSMEKVADTAKELVSLSFIQKEK
- the dnaN gene encoding DNA polymerase III subunit beta — its product is MDFTVKQATFKRVISEASKAVSAKGGTAVSSGIKITAQPDGLVVTGANLDMMIQLFVPTIERNIEKVHIRKTGEAVIPAKLLTELVRKLSHDIHITTSKTKITIRSGEVVTTLQGLDPSHYPTLPSFEKQDPIVIPSQHFVQMIRQTVFAVAKNSTRPLLTGVHLSVQGGKLRCVATNSHRLALKEQHVTYDQNISLVVPSASLQELVKLIQQEEQDLHLFFTTSHAIFQLGSLTVYSRLIEGRYPDVSGLFPTDMKTTLVVNTKSFLQGIDRASLFASEWKHNNIRLKLEDGRLNIASFESEMGQVQEKQEVEKIEGEREFHISLDGSFLLDALKVMEEEHIQIHYDGAMKPIVIEPLSSSSHRHLISPVRS
- a CDS encoding GNAT family N-acetyltransferase → MLQIEPVSLPTVSQAKELIYEGFLDYFPSIDESLNPDLHHILQTYEGAGSLFLIGKIGEELVCTGAFLRETADTARICRMSVAHRYRKNGYAKQMVHTLETQIKALKYKRIVIETTKEWTKPIRLYESLGYTIVDRDGEEVHFEKVL
- a CDS encoding GNAT family N-acetyltransferase; this encodes MITLSETIENVDVNQLQCVYQSVGWNRHTPDAIQTIFAASNVICLAFHQEKVVGIGRAISDGVFNAAIYDVVVHNDFQGQRIGQSIMENLLGRLKDVSCVHLISTTGNEAFYSRFGLKQTKTGMARYQNPSLANEYLVP
- a CDS encoding GNAT family N-acetyltransferase, coding for MEQLKKLFPSDVYRLSVADFNHRAIHLYKKIGFSEVERFQHKNVPFIVMSM
- a CDS encoding aldehyde dehydrogenase yields the protein MIGEQTLEDVKALVEKQKIFFRSGETRPLAFRVQALEKLGAVVRQNEARIIHALKKDLNKSEAEAYTTEIGILLEEINFTLKHLKKWMAPEKVKTAKTHIGSKGYKIAEPYGVTLIIAPWNYPFQLQLSPLVGAIAAGNTAILKPSELTPHTSHLMASLMKEAFLEKYVVVVEGGVKTTQHLLEQPFDYIFFTGSVPVGKVIMEAAANQLIPVTLELGGKSPCIVDETADIALAAKRIAFGKLTNAGQTCIAPDYLFVHEQVREAFIREYIKVVQEFYGKDAIGNEKYVKIVNDRHFNRLKEYLQDGEILYGGRADEEVEKIEPTLLVPRNHNVPVMTEEIFGPIFPVLSYSDMETVVDFILKRPKPLALYMFTTNKENERKVMDEISFGGGCVNDTLMHIATPYLPFGGVGESGIGSYHGESSFTTFSHYKSVLKQTNKFDFSFRYPNAKNGLKIIKKLLK
- a CDS encoding class I SAM-dependent methyltransferase — encoded protein: MGSIIDYYTAFDEWGRLDREPLEFQINWHYIQKYLPSSGHILDNGAGPGKYAMRLAQAGHTVTLTDLVPRLVEVAKEKAVELSVAEQFADFHVADARDLSHFSDEVFDASLALGPMYHLQEKEDRNKAIKELYRVTKKDGFVFVAFMPRVRHVLNSLRSPLRWKPNHEAENLEKFSETGIFNHADEGRFTGAYYFNVEEIAPFMEQHGFETVQLIGSSNLGGLMTEEEMAYWQERGEAQHMMNVFIEAAKDPALLGVSTHLLYIGRRIGWSS
- the zwf gene encoding glucose-6-phosphate dehydrogenase, with the translated sequence MESMTFVLFGATGDLAKRKIFPALYNLYIDQKVPSTLSVIGLGMDEMSLADFHQHVKDAVTSFSRRDPSENELQAFLEKILYTTLDAKKEDDYSKLLQLVEEQEKTYDIPGNRLFYLSVAPMFFDTIALHIKKSGLGSTKGFKRLIIEKPFGHDVESAQELNNHLNHAFEEEEIYRIDHYLGKPMVQNLEALEFANPVLQALWNNQYIANVQITASETVGVEKRAGYYDGAGAIRDMFQNHMLQLLMMTAMHLPKKICASDIRDEKRKVIESLRPLTSTDIQASVVRGQYGAGEMKGKAVPAYTDEPGVKEHSQTDTFVAARLWIDNEFWQGVPFYIRTGKRLSEKSTRIVIEFKNPLKDLYVDQNQEVAPNLFVIQINPNESMSLQLNSKNPLKNGQLETVSIHFSSDQDEIPEAYERLIYDVFRGDSTFFAHWKEVELAWKWIDPLLQAFQENTLPLNTYEAGTNGPKEADELVQKDGFTWWTGKDPAESKLSVTL
- a CDS encoding class I SAM-dependent DNA methyltransferase — encoded protein: MKDRGSRFYDHNDTFSQYTSLRERPENANDTLEKPVMMDLLGDVGDKAVLDLGCGDARFGVDLLQRGCSFYHGIDGSKNMIDLAQQQIEHESITLERVDLEEWNPPVAQYDLVVSRLVFHYLEDLKTIFDRIHTALKPGGTIIFSVEHPVITSTLQPAGLRTSWVVDNYFSMGYRTQQWLGGSVEKYHRTLEEYFQLLQESGFTVESLKESSPRREFFLSDETFERRKRIPLFLFLKATKKDVESNC
- a CDS encoding SDR family NAD(P)-dependent oxidoreductase — encoded protein: MKKGTVLITGASGGIGKELATHFSKEGHSLVLVARSAEKLAEVKQNLEARYGANVILFIRDLSDPDQIQQLHQELQERGIIIDYLVNNAGFGLFGEFTETDTEKELNMIDLNIRSLTHLSKLFLPGMVERRSGGILNVASSAAFQPGPLMAVYYATKAYVLSLSEALENEVKGTGVTIMALCPGPTDTGFSNRADLGKSKLFQSGVMDVETVAEIGYKQFKAGKTIVIPGFKNRVMANSVKFLPRKWVTAIVRKVQAKA
- a CDS encoding ChaB family protein, which encodes MSYTSLKDLPKSVTDHLPHHAQEIYKKAFNSATKEYDEDETAHQVAWSAVEQTYYKNEDGKWVEK